In the genome of Streptococcus mitis, one region contains:
- a CDS encoding RNA helicase: MKTKLPTEWQELSDQLGFQEFTPIQIQLFEPILSGKNLLGVSPTGTGKTLAYLLPSLLRLQKKKAQQLLILAPNTELAGQIFDVCKTWSEAIGLTAQLFLSGSSQKRQIERLKKGPEILIGTPGRIFELIKLKKIKMMNVETIILDEFDQLLDDSQIHFVEKITHYAPRDHQLIYMSATTKFDQEKIVPNTRTINLSDQKLDNIQHFYMQVDQRHRVDMLRKLAHVEDFRGLVFFNSLSDLGSAEEKLQYRDILAVSLASDVNVKFRKVILEKFKDKQLTLLLATDLLARGIDIDSLECVVNFDVPRDIETYTHRAGRTGRMGKEGYVITLVTHPEEIKKLKKYTSVREIVLKNQELYIK, translated from the coding sequence ATGAAAACTAAACTACCGACTGAATGGCAAGAATTGAGTGACCAGCTCGGTTTCCAAGAATTCACCCCCATTCAAATTCAACTATTTGAGCCCATTCTTTCAGGAAAAAATCTTCTAGGAGTGAGCCCAACAGGAACTGGTAAGACACTAGCTTACCTCCTACCAAGTCTTCTCCGACTACAAAAGAAAAAAGCGCAACAACTCTTGATTCTAGCACCAAATACAGAACTGGCTGGACAGATTTTTGATGTATGTAAAACGTGGTCAGAAGCTATCGGTTTGACAGCCCAACTATTCTTATCAGGTTCAAGTCAGAAACGCCAGATTGAACGCCTCAAAAAAGGACCAGAAATTCTGATTGGAACCCCTGGTCGTATCTTTGAGTTAATTAAATTGAAAAAAATCAAGATGATGAATGTAGAAACCATCATCTTGGATGAATTTGACCAATTGCTTGATGATTCTCAGATTCACTTTGTCGAGAAAATCACTCACTACGCACCTCGTGACCACCAACTCATCTACATGAGTGCGACGACCAAGTTTGACCAAGAAAAGATTGTGCCGAATACACGCACTATTAATCTCTCTGATCAAAAACTGGACAATATCCAGCATTTCTACATGCAGGTAGACCAACGTCACCGAGTGGATATGCTACGAAAACTGGCTCATGTTGAGGATTTCCGCGGACTAGTCTTTTTTAACAGCCTATCAGACCTTGGAAGCGCAGAAGAAAAACTACAGTATCGGGATATCTTGGCTGTTTCCCTCGCTAGTGATGTTAATGTCAAATTTAGAAAAGTCATCTTAGAAAAGTTTAAAGATAAGCAACTAACCCTACTCCTTGCAACTGACCTTTTGGCTCGTGGAATTGATATCGATAGTCTAGAATGCGTCGTAAACTTTGATGTTCCTAGAGATATTGAAACCTACACTCACCGTGCTGGTCGTACAGGTCGCATGGGTAAAGAAGGCTATGTTATCACTCTCGTCACTCATCCAGAAGAAATCAAAAAACTCAAAAAGTATACAAGTGTACGAGAAATTGTCCTAAAAAATCAAGAACTCTATATCAAATAA
- a CDS encoding dehydrogenase encodes MLKLGVIGTGAISHHFIEAAHTSGEYQLVAVYSRKLETAATFASRYENIQLFDQVEDFFKSSFDVVYIASPNSLHFSQAKAALSAGKHVILEKPAVTQPQEWLDLIQTANKNHCFIFEAARNYHEKAFTTIKNFLADKQILGADFNYAKYSSKMPDLLAGQTPNVFSDRFAGGALMDLGIYPLYAAVRLFGKAKVATYQAQQLDNSIDLNGDGILFYPDFQVHIKAGKNITSNLPCEIYTTDGTLTLNTIEHVRSAIFTDHQGNQVQLPIQQAPHTMTEEVAAFAQMIQQPDQTLYQTWLDDASSVHDLLYTMRQTAGIRFEAEK; translated from the coding sequence ATGCTAAAATTAGGTGTCATCGGAACTGGCGCTATCAGCCATCACTTCATAGAAGCAGCCCATACCAGTGGAGAATATCAGTTGGTCGCAGTCTATTCTAGAAAACTAGAAACTGCAGCAACCTTTGCTTCTCGCTATGAAAATATCCAACTATTCGATCAAGTAGAGGACTTCTTTAAGAGCTCCTTTGATGTAGTCTATATCGCCAGTCCAAACTCCTTACATTTTTCTCAGGCAAAAGCTGCATTGTCTGCAGGTAAACATGTCATTCTTGAAAAGCCAGCTGTCACGCAGCCACAAGAATGGCTGGATTTGATTCAAACAGCTAATAAAAATCACTGTTTTATCTTTGAGGCAGCTCGTAATTATCACGAGAAAGCTTTCACTACTATCAAAAACTTTTTAGCAGACAAGCAAATCTTAGGAGCTGATTTCAATTATGCCAAATACTCTTCCAAGATGCCTGACTTGTTGGCTGGTCAGACACCAAATGTCTTCTCAGACCGTTTTGCTGGTGGAGCTCTTATGGATTTAGGGATTTATCCTCTCTACGCTGCCGTTCGTCTTTTTGGAAAAGCTAAGGTCGCAACCTATCAAGCTCAACAGCTTGACAATAGCATTGACCTAAATGGAGATGGTATCCTCTTCTACCCAGACTTTCAAGTTCACATCAAGGCTGGGAAAAACATCACTTCCAATCTTCCTTGCGAGATTTATACGACAGATGGAACCCTGACGCTCAACACAATTGAGCATGTTCGTTCGGCTATTTTTACCGACCATCAAGGCAATCAAGTCCAACTCCCTATCCAACAGGCTCCTCATACGATGACTGAAGAAGTCGCTGCATTTGCACAGATGATTCAGCAACCAGACCAGACACTCTACCAGACTTGGCTGGACGATGCAAGCTCTGTTCATGACCTACTATATACCATGCGCCAGACTGCTGGCATTAGATTTGAGGCAGAAAAATGA
- a CDS encoding 50S ribosomal protein L21 encodes MSTYAIIKTGGKQVKVEVGQAIYVEKLNVEAGQEVTFNEVVLVGGENTVVGTPLVAGATVVGTVEKQGKQKKVVTYKYKPKKGSHRKQGHRQPYTKVVINAINA; translated from the coding sequence ATGAGCACATACGCAATTATCAAAACTGGCGGAAAACAAGTTAAAGTTGAAGTTGGTCAAGCAATTTACGTTGAAAAATTGAACGTTGAAGCTGGTCAAGAAGTTACTTTTAACGAAGTTGTTCTTGTTGGTGGTGAAAACACTGTTGTCGGAACCCCACTTGTTGCTGGAGCTACTGTAGTTGGAACTGTTGAAAAACAAGGAAAACAAAAGAAAGTTGTTACTTACAAGTACAAACCTAAAAAAGGTAGCCACCGTAAACAAGGTCACCGTCAACCATATACAAAAGTTGTCATCAACGCAATCAACGCTTAA
- a CDS encoding 50S ribosomal protein L27, with amino-acid sequence MLKMTLNNLQLFAHKKGGGSTSNGRDSQAKRLGAKAADGQTVTGGSILYRQRGTHIYPGVNVGRGGDDTLFAKVEGVVRFERKGRDKKQVSVYPIAK; translated from the coding sequence ATGTTAAAAATGACTCTTAACAACTTGCAACTTTTTGCCCACAAAAAAGGTGGAGGTTCTACATCAAACGGACGTGATTCACAAGCAAAACGTCTTGGAGCTAAAGCAGCTGACGGACAAACTGTAACAGGTGGATCAATCCTTTACCGTCAACGTGGTACACACATCTACCCAGGTGTAAACGTTGGACGTGGTGGAGACGATACTTTGTTCGCTAAAGTTGAAGGCGTAGTACGCTTTGAACGTAAAGGACGCGATAAAAAACAAGTTTCTGTTTACCCAATCGCTAAATAA
- a CDS encoding LysR family transcriptional regulator, which translates to MNIQQLRYVVAIANSGTFREAAEKMYVSQPSLSISVRDLEKELGFKIFRRTSSGTFLTRRGMEFYEKAQELVKGFDIFQNQYANPEEEKDEFSIASQHYDFLPPTITAFSESYPDYKNFRIFESTTVQILDEVAQGHSEIGIIYLNNQNKKGIMQRVEKLGLEVIELIPFHTHIYLREGHPLAQKEELVMEDLADLPTVRFTQEKDEYLYYSENFVDTSASSQMFNVTDRATLNGILERTDAYATGSGFLDSDSVNGITVIRLKDNLDNRMVYVKREEVELSQAGTLFVEVMQEYFNQKRKS; encoded by the coding sequence ATGAACATTCAACAATTACGCTATGTTGTTGCTATTGCCAATAGTGGTACTTTCCGTGAAGCTGCTGAAAAGATGTATGTAAGTCAGCCGAGTCTGTCTATTTCTGTTCGTGATTTGGAAAAAGAATTGGGCTTTAAGATTTTCCGTCGGACCAGCTCAGGGACTTTCTTGACTCGTCGCGGTATGGAATTTTATGAAAAAGCGCAAGAATTGGTCAAGGGATTTGATATTTTTCAAAATCAGTATGCTAATCCTGAGGAAGAAAAAGATGAATTTTCCATTGCTAGCCAGCACTATGACTTCTTGCCACCAACTATTACGGCTTTTTCAGAGAGCTATCCTGACTACAAGAACTTCCGCATTTTTGAATCAACTACTGTTCAAATCTTAGATGAAGTAGCGCAAGGGCATAGTGAGATTGGGATTATCTACCTCAACAATCAAAATAAAAAGGGGATTATGCAACGTGTTGAAAAGTTAGGCCTAGAGGTTATTGAACTAATTCCCTTCCATACCCATATTTATCTCCGTGAGGGGCATCCTTTAGCCCAGAAAGAGGAATTGGTCATGGAGGATTTAGCGGATCTACCAACGGTTCGTTTCACTCAAGAGAAAGACGAGTACCTTTATTATTCAGAGAACTTTGTTGATACTAGCGCTAGCTCGCAGATGTTCAATGTGACAGACCGTGCTACCTTGAATGGTATTTTGGAGCGGACGGACGCCTATGCTACAGGTTCTGGATTTTTAGATAGTGACAGTGTTAATGGCATCACAGTTATTCGTCTCAAGGATAATTTGGATAATCGCATGGTCTATGTTAAACGTGAGGAAGTGGAGCTCAGTCAAGCTGGGACTCTCTTTGTAGAAGTCATGCAAGAATATTTTAATCAAAAGAGGAAATCATGA
- a CDS encoding signal peptidase II produces the protein MKKRGIVAVIVLLLIGLDQLVKSYIVWQIPLGEVRSWIPNLVSLTYLQNRGAAFSILQDQQWLFAVITLVVMVGAIWYLHKHMEDSLWMVLGLTLIIAGGLGNFIDRISQGFVVDMFHLDFINFAIFNVADSYLTVGVIILLIAMLKEEINGN, from the coding sequence ATGAAAAAAAGAGGAATAGTGGCAGTCATTGTACTGCTTTTGATTGGGCTTGATCAGTTAGTTAAATCCTATATCGTCTGGCAGATTCCACTGGGTGAAGTACGTTCTTGGATTCCCAATCTCGTTAGCTTGACCTACCTGCAAAATCGAGGGGCAGCCTTTTCTATCTTACAAGACCAGCAGTGGTTATTTGCTGTCATTACACTGGTCGTTATGGTAGGTGCCATTTGGTATCTACATAAACACATGGAGGACTCACTCTGGATGGTCTTGGGCTTGACCTTGATAATTGCAGGTGGTCTTGGAAACTTTATTGACAGGATCAGTCAGGGTTTTGTTGTGGATATGTTTCACCTTGACTTTATCAATTTTGCAATTTTCAATGTGGCAGATAGCTATCTGACTGTTGGAGTGATTATTTTATTGATTGCAATGCTAAAAGAGGAAATAAATGGAAATTAA
- a CDS encoding pseudouridine synthase gives MEIKIETGGLRLDKALSDLTELSRSLANEQIKSGQVLVNGQVKKAKYTVQEGDVVTYHVPEPEVLEYVAEDIPLEIVYQDEDVAVVNKPQGMVVHPSAGHTNGTLVNALMYHIKDLSGINGVLRPGIVHRIDKDTSGLLMIAKNDDAHLALAQELKDKKSLRKYWAIVHGNLPNDRGVIEAPIGRSEKDRKKQAVTAKGKPAVTRFHVLERFGDYSLVELQLETGRTHQIRVHMSYIGHPVAGDEVYGPRKTLKGHGQFLHAKTLGFTHPRTGESLEFTADIPEIFKETLERLRK, from the coding sequence ATGGAAATTAAAATTGAAACTGGTGGCCTGCGTTTGGATAAGGCTTTGTCGGATTTGACAGAATTATCACGTAGTCTCGCGAATGAACAAATTAAATCAGGCCAGGTCTTGGTCAATGGCCAAGTCAAGAAAGCTAAATACACAGTTCAAGAGGGTGATGTCGTCACTTACCATGTGCCAGAACCAGAGGTATTAGAGTATGTGGCTGAGGATATTCCGCTAGAAATAGTCTACCAAGATGAGGATGTGGCTGTTGTCAACAAACCTCAGGGGATGGTGGTGCATCCGAGTGCTGGTCATACTAATGGAACTCTAGTAAATGCTCTTATGTATCATATCAAGGATTTGTCGGGTATCAATGGGGTTCTACGTCCAGGAATTGTTCACCGTATTGATAAGGATACGTCAGGTCTTCTTATGATTGCTAAAAATGACGATGCGCATCTAGCACTTGCTCAAGAACTTAAGGATAAAAAGTCTCTCCGAAAATATTGGGCGATTGTTCATGGAAATCTGCCTAATGATCGTGGTGTAATTGAAGCACCGATTGGCCGGAGTGAAAAAGACCGTAAAAAACAGGCTGTGACTGCTAAAGGGAAGCCTGCAGTGACTCGTTTCCACGTCTTGGAACGCTTTGGTGATTACAGCTTAGTGGAGTTGCAGCTGGAAACAGGACGTACTCACCAAATCCGTGTTCACATGTCTTATATTGGCCATCCAGTTGCTGGTGATGAAGTCTATGGTCCACGTAAGACTCTGAAAGGACATGGACAATTTCTTCATGCCAAGACTCTAGGATTTACCCATCCGAGAACAGGTGAGAGCTTGGAATTTACAGCAGATATCCCAGAGATTTTTAAGGAAACCTTGGAGAGATTGAGAAAGTAA
- a CDS encoding choline-binding protein yields MKKKLTSLVLAGAFLGLSWYGNVQAQESSGNKIHFINVQEGGSDAIILESNGHFAMIDTGEDYDFPDGSDSSYPWREGIETSYKHVLTDRIFRRLKELGVQKLDFILVTHTHSDHIGNVDELLSTYPVDRVYLKKYSDNRITNSERLWDNLYGYDKVLQTAAEKGVSVIQNITQGDAHFQFGDMDIQLYNYENETDSSGELKKIWDDNSNSLISVVKVNGKKIYLGGDLDNVHGAEDKYGPLIGKVDLMKFNHHHDTNKSNTKDFIRNLSPSLIVQTSDSLPWKNGVDNEYVNWLKERGIERINAASKNYDATVFDIRQDGLVNISTSYKPIPSFQAGWHKSAYGNWWYQAPDSTGEYAVGWNEIEGEWYYFNQRGILLYNQWKKWNNHWFYLTDSGASAKNWKKIDGIWYYFNKENQMEIGWLSTGGQTYYLSNDGSMKTDWLQYKGQWYYFAQSGEMKTGWVKDKETWYYMDSTGIMKTGEIEVAGHHYYLEDSGAMKQGWLKKANDWYFYKEDGSRAVGWIKDKDKWYFLKENGQLLVNGKTPEGYTVDSSGAWLVDVPVEKSATTRDTSNSEIKESSEVVKKDLENRETSQHEDVTSSSTSQDLTSVISQSSETSANKSESEQ; encoded by the coding sequence ATGAAAAAGAAATTAACTAGTTTAGTACTTGCAGGCGCTTTTTTAGGTTTGTCATGGTATGGAAATGTTCAAGCTCAAGAAAGTTCAGGAAATAAAATTCACTTTATCAATGTTCAAGAAGGTGGCAGTGATGCGATTATTCTTGAAAGCAATGGACATTTTGCCATGATTGATACAGGAGAAGATTATGATTTTCCAGATGGTAGTGATTCTAGTTATCCATGGAGAGAAGGAATTGAAACATCTTATAAGCATGTTCTAACAGACCGTATCTTTCGTCGTTTGAAGGAATTGGGTGTTCAAAAACTTGATTTTATTTTGGTAACCCATACTCACAGTGACCATATTGGAAATGTTGATGAATTACTGTCTACCTATCCAGTTGACCGAGTCTATCTTAAAAAATATAGTGATAATCGTATTACTAATTCTGAACGTTTATGGGATAATCTGTACGGTTATGATAAGGTTTTACAGACTGCCGCCGAAAAAGGTGTTTCAGTTATTCAAAACATCACACAGGGAGATGCTCATTTTCAGTTTGGGGACATGGATATTCAGCTCTATAATTATGAAAATGAAACAGATTCATCAGGTGAATTAAAGAAAATTTGGGATGACAATTCCAATTCTCTGATTAGTGTAGTGAAAGTCAATGGCAAGAAAATTTACCTTGGGGGAGACTTAGATAATGTTCATGGAGCAGAAGACAAGTATGGTCCTCTCATTGGAAAAGTTGATTTGATGAAGTTTAATCATCACCATGATACCAACAAATCAAATACCAAGGATTTCATCAGAAATTTGAGTCCGAGTTTGATTGTTCAAACTTCGGATAGTCTACCTTGGAAAAATGGTGTTGATAATGAGTATGTCAATTGGCTTAAAGAACGTGGAATTGAGAGAATCAACGCAGCTAGCAAAAACTATGATGCAACAGTTTTTGATATTCGACAAGACGGTTTAGTAAACATTTCAACATCCTACAAGCCGATTCCAAGTTTTCAAGCTGGTTGGCATAAGAGTGCATATGGGAATTGGTGGTATCAAGCACCTGATTCTACAGGAGAGTACGCTGTTGGTTGGAATGAAATCGAAGGTGAATGGTACTATTTTAATCAGAGGGGAATCCTGTTATATAATCAATGGAAAAAATGGAACAATCATTGGTTCTATTTGACAGACTCTGGTGCTTCTGCTAAAAATTGGAAGAAAATCGATGGAATCTGGTATTATTTCAACAAAGAAAATCAGATGGAGATTGGTTGGCTTAGTACTGGAGGACAGACCTATTATCTATCAAACGATGGCTCTATGAAGACAGATTGGCTTCAATATAAGGGTCAATGGTATTATTTTGCTCAATCAGGGGAAATGAAAACGGGTTGGGTAAAAGATAAAGAAACCTGGTACTATATGGATTCTACTGGTATCATGAAGACAGGCGAGATAGAAGTTGCTGGTCATCATTACTATCTAGAAGATTCAGGAGCTATGAAGCAAGGCTGGCTTAAAAAGGCAAACGATTGGTATTTCTACAAGGAAGATGGTTCACGAGCCGTGGGTTGGATCAAGGACAAGGATAAATGGTACTTCTTGAAAGAAAATGGTCAATTACTTGTGAACGGCAAGACGCCAGAAGGTTATACTGTTGATTCAAGTGGTGCCTGGTTAGTGGATGTTCCGGTTGAGAAATCTGCTACAACTAGAGATACAAGTAACTCAGAAATAAAAGAATCCAGTGAAGTAGTGAAAAAAGATCTTGAAAATAGAGAAACGAGTCAACATGAAGATGTTACAAGTTCTTCAACTAGTCAAGATTTGACTTCAGTAATTTCGCAAAGCTCTGAAACGAGTGCAAACAAATCGGAATCAGAACAGTAG
- a CDS encoding glutamate 5-kinase (catalyzes the formation of glutamate 5-phosphate from glutamate in proline biosynthesis), protein MKYKRIVFKVGTSSLTNEDGSLSRSKVKAITQQLAMLHEAGHELILVSSGAIAAGFGALGFKKRPTKIADKQASAAVGQGLLLEEYTTNLLLRQIVSAQILLTQDDFVDKRRYKNAHQALSVLLSRGAIPIINENDSVVIDELKVGDNDTLSAQVAAMVQADLLVLLTDVDGLYTGNPNSDPTAKRLEKIETINREIIDMAGGAGSSNGTGGMLTKIKAATIATESGVPVYICSSLKADAMIEAAEETKDGSYFVAQEKGLRTQKQWLAFYAQSQGSIWVDKGAAEALSQHGKSLLLSGVVDAEGAFSYGDIVTVFGKESGNSLGKGRVQFGASALEDMLRSQKAKGVLIHRDDWISITPEIQLLFTEF, encoded by the coding sequence ATGAAATACAAACGGATTGTCTTTAAGGTGGGGACTTCTTCTCTGACGAATGAGGATGGAAGTTTATCACGTAGTAAGGTAAAGGCTATTACCCAGCAGTTGGCTATGTTGCACGAGGCTGGTCATGAATTGATTTTGGTGTCATCAGGTGCCATTGCGGCTGGTTTTGGAGCCTTAGGATTTAAAAAGCGTCCGACTAAGATTGCTGATAAGCAGGCTTCAGCAGCGGTAGGGCAAGGGCTTTTGTTGGAAGAATACACGACCAATCTTCTCTTGCGCCAAATCGTTTCTGCACAAATTTTGCTGACCCAGGATGACTTTGTGGATAAGCGCCGTTATAAAAATGCCCATCAGGCTTTGTCAGTTCTACTTAGCCGTGGGGCGATTCCTATCATCAACGAGAATGATAGTGTCGTCATTGATGAGCTCAAGGTGGGTGACAATGACACTCTTAGTGCCCAGGTAGCGGCCATGGTCCAAGCAGACCTTTTGGTTCTCTTGACAGATGTGGACGGTCTCTATACTGGAAATCCTAATTCAGATCCAACAGCCAAACGCTTGGAGAAAATCGAGACCATCAATCGTGAGATTATTGATATGGCTGGTGGAGCTGGTTCTTCAAACGGAACTGGAGGAATGCTGACAAAAATCAAAGCAGCGACTATTGCGACAGAATCAGGAGTTCCTGTTTATATCTGTTCATCATTGAAGGCAGATGCTATGATTGAGGCGGCTGAGGAGACCAAGGATGGTTCTTACTTTGTTGCGCAAGAGAAGGGACTTCGTACCCAGAAACAATGGCTTGCATTCTATGCTCAGAGCCAAGGTTCTATTTGGGTTGATAAAGGGGCTGCAGAAGCTCTCTCTCAACATGGGAAGAGTCTTCTTTTATCTGGTGTTGTTGATGCAGAAGGTGCCTTTTCTTACGGTGATATCGTGACAGTATTTGGCAAGGAAAGTGGAAATTCACTTGGAAAAGGGCGCGTGCAATTTGGAGCCTCTGCTTTGGAGGATATGTTGCGTTCTCAAAAAGCCAAGGGTGTTCTGATTCACCGTGATGACTGGATTTCCATTACTCCTGAAATCCAACTACTTTTTACAGAATTTTAG
- a CDS encoding gamma-glutamyl-phosphate reductase, translating to MVSTQEQFEQVQAVKKSINTASEEVKNQALLAMADHLVAATEEILAANALDMAAAKGKISDVMLDRLYLDAGRIEAMATGIREVVALPDPIGEVLETSQLENGLVITKKRVAMGVIGIIYESRPNVTSDAAALALKSGNAVVLRSGKDAYQTAHAIVKALKKGLETTTIHPDVIQLVEDTSRESSYAMMKAKGYLDLLIPRGGAGLINAVVENAIVPVIETGTGIVHVYVDKDADEDKALSIINNAKTSRPSVCNAMEVLLVHEDKAASFLPRLEQVLVTERKEAGLEPIQFRLDSKASQFVSGRAAEAQDFDTEFLDYVLAVKVVSSLEEAVAHIETHSTHHSDAIVTENAESAAYFTDQVDSAAVYVNASTRFTDGGQFGLGCEMGISTQKLHARGPMGLKELTSYKYVVAGDGQIRE from the coding sequence ATGGTAAGTACACAAGAACAATTTGAACAGGTACAGGCTGTTAAAAAATCAATCAACACAGCTAGTGAAGAAGTGAAAAACCAGGCCTTGCTAGCCATGGCTGATCACTTAGTAGCTGCTACTGAGGAGATTTTAGCGGCTAATGCTCTCGATATGGCAGCGGCCAAGGGAAAAATCTCAGATGTGATGCTGGATCGTCTTTATTTGGATGCAGGACGCATAGAAGCAATGGCAACTGGGATTCGTGAAGTGGTTGCTTTACCAGATCCAATAGGTGAAGTTTTAGAAACGAGTCAGCTTGAAAATGGCCTGGTTATTACCAAGAAACGGGTGGCTATGGGGGTCATCGGTATTATCTATGAAAGTCGTCCAAATGTGACGTCTGACGCGGCTGCTTTGGCTCTTAAGAGTGGAAATGCGGTTGTTCTTCGTAGTGGGAAGGATGCCTATCAAACTGCCCATGCTATTGTTAAAGCCTTAAAAAAAGGCTTGGAGACAACGACCATTCACCCAGATGTGATTCAACTGGTGGAAGATACTAGCCGTGAAAGTAGCTATGCTATGATGAAGGCCAAGGGCTATTTAGATCTTCTCATTCCTCGTGGAGGGGCTGGTTTGATCAATGCCGTGGTTGAAAATGCTATCGTACCTGTTATTGAGACAGGAACTGGGATTGTCCATGTTTATGTGGACAAGGATGCAGACGAAGACAAGGCGTTGTCTATCATCAACAATGCCAAAACCAGTCGTCCTTCTGTATGTAATGCCATGGAGGTCCTTCTCGTTCATGAAGACAAGGCAGCAAGCTTCCTTCCTCGCTTGGAGCAAGTTCTAGTTACAGAGCGTAAGGAAGCTGGACTGGAGCCAATTCAATTCCGCTTGGATAGCAAAGCAAGCCAATTCGTTTCAGGTCGAGCAGCTGAGGCCCAAGACTTTGACACCGAGTTTTTAGACTATGTCCTAGCTGTTAAGGTTGTGAGCAGTTTAGAAGAAGCGGTTGCCCATATTGAAACCCACAGTACTCATCATTCGGATGCCATTGTGACAGAAAATGCTGAATCTGCAGCTTACTTTACAGATCAAGTGGACTCTGCAGCAGTCTATGTCAATGCCTCAACGCGTTTCACCGATGGTGGCCAATTTGGTCTGGGTTGTGAAATGGGGATTTCAACTCAGAAATTGCACGCGCGTGGTCCCATGGGCTTGAAGGAGTTGACTAGTTACAAGTATGTGGTTGCTGGTGACGGACAGATAAGGGAGTAA
- a CDS encoding pyrroline-5-carboxylate reductase: MKIGFIGLGNMGASLAKAVLQAKTGDNLLLANRSQAKVDAFITDFGGQASSNEEIFAEADVIFLGVKPAQFSDLLSQYQTILEKRESLLLISMAAGLTLEKLASLIPSQHRIIRMMPNTPASIGQGVISYALSSNCRAEDSELFCQLLAKAGLLVELGEGLIDAATGLAGCGPAFVYLFIEALADAGVQTGLPRETALKMAAQTVVGAGQLVLESQQHPGVLKDQVCSPGGSTIAGVASLEAHAFRGTVMEAVKKAYKRTKKLGK, translated from the coding sequence ATGAAGATTGGATTTATTGGTTTGGGGAATATGGGTGCTAGTCTGGCTAAGGCTGTTTTGCAGGCCAAGACGGGCGATAACCTTCTCCTTGCCAATCGCAGTCAAGCCAAGGTGGATGCTTTCATTACCGACTTTGGCGGTCAAGCTTCTAGCAATGAAGAAATCTTTGCAGAAGCAGATGTGATTTTTCTAGGAGTTAAGCCTGCTCAGTTCTCAGACTTGCTTTCTCAATATCAGACTATCCTTGAAAAACGAGAGAGTCTTCTTTTGATTTCGATGGCAGCTGGATTGACTTTAGAAAAACTAGCAAGTCTTATCCCAAGTCAACACCGAATTATTCGTATGATGCCAAATACCCCTGCTTCTATCGGCCAAGGAGTGATTAGTTATGCCTTGTCTTCTAATTGCAGGGCTGAGGACAGTGAGCTCTTTTGTCAGCTGTTAGCCAAGGCAGGTCTCTTGGTTGAACTAGGAGAAGGTTTAATCGACGCAGCGACAGGTCTTGCAGGTTGTGGACCAGCCTTTGTCTATCTTTTTATCGAGGCCTTGGCAGATGCAGGTGTTCAGACTGGATTGCCAAGAGAAACGGCATTGAAAATGGCGGCTCAAACTGTGGTAGGAGCTGGGCAATTGGTCTTAGAAAGCCAGCAACATCCTGGAGTTTTGAAAGACCAAGTATGCAGCCCAGGCGGTTCGACTATCGCTGGTGTAGCAAGCTTAGAAGCACATGCCTTTAGAGGAACCGTTATGGAGGCAGTCAAAAAAGCCTACAAACGAACTAAAAAACTGGGTAAATAA
- a CDS encoding thymidylate kinase: MSKGFLVSLEGPEGAGKTSVLEALLPILEEKGVEVLMTREPGGVLIGEKIRQVILDPSHTQMDAKTELLLYIASRRQHLVEKVLPALDASKLVIMDRFIDSSVAYQGFGRGLDIEAIDWLNQFATDGLKPDLTLYFDIEVEEGLARIAANSNREVNRLDLEGLDLHKKVRQGYLSLLEKEGDRIAKIDASLPLDQVVEDTKSVLFERMGLSK, translated from the coding sequence ATGTCAAAAGGATTTTTAGTCTCTCTTGAGGGGCCAGAGGGAGCAGGCAAGACCAGTGTTTTAGAGGCTCTACTCCCAATTTTAGAGGAAAAAGGAGTAGAGGTGCTGATGACCCGTGAGCCAGGCGGAGTCTTGATTGGGGAGAAGATTCGTCAAGTGATTTTAGACCCAAGTCATACTCAGATGGATGCTAAGACAGAACTCCTTCTCTATATTGCTAGTCGTAGACAGCACTTGGTGGAAAAAGTTCTTCCAGCCCTTGACGCTAGTAAGTTGGTCATTATGGACCGCTTCATCGATAGTTCTGTTGCCTATCAGGGATTTGGTCGAGGCTTAGATATCGAGGCCATTGATTGGCTTAATCAATTTGCTACAGATGGACTAAAACCCGATTTAACCCTTTATTTTGATATTGAGGTGGAAGAAGGACTGGCGCGTATTGCAGCAAATAGCAATCGAGAGGTCAATCGTTTAGACCTAGAAGGCTTAGACTTGCATAAAAAGGTCCGTCAAGGATATCTTTCTCTTTTGGAGAAAGAAGGAGACCGTATTGCCAAGATTGATGCCAGTCTTCCTTTGGACCAAGTGGTGGAAGATACCAAGTCTGTCTTGTTTGAGAGAATGGGATTAAGTAAATGA